A region from the Lolium perenne isolate Kyuss_39 chromosome 4, Kyuss_2.0, whole genome shotgun sequence genome encodes:
- the LOC127347390 gene encoding putative disease resistance protein RGA4 codes for MADPVTVLGIGIKAVGWVISPIISELFKKCSNYLNFDTSEKLRQLGPKVVLLERVMEVFEKIPERIRMVQLFEDLKSAFYEAEDILDDFEYHCLEKKVRDDKFKSDGSVSVPMGGWVKKLLPKGSPRRNKETTIPKKDLKVSLEKIEDIINNAYKFVEHLNMLTLGDCNGSQAAPANSGCAVTTAAPPPIVFGRDKDCDRIIAMLHEKEGEGEPNSNNGLCYSVVGIHGIGGSGKSTLAQLVCAREKKDSREKMYSHFNLVMWVHVSQSFSVGAIFKEIFEAATGNSCPQLNNLNTLHGKLEEKLQGKRFLLVLDDVWCNIRDERKQEDLRQLLSPLKAGEAGSKILVTSRTEDALLVMGATKPSCVAISDLDDNVFVHMLMHYALEGTIVDDHVRGRLAAIGADIAKKLRLSPLAARIVGGRLGRRPTAEFWTTVKNGKLVDGTMGTLCIFPRRHHLIRDELVNLWVAEGFIRSTNEGEEMEDVCRGYFDELVSTSFLQPGGKDFYNDKDYYLVHDLLHDLAEIVAGSDCFRIENVSIQRELWRGKGQKRDGGIGDVPQDVRHLFVQNYDGELITEKICKLENLRTLIIYTVRAGTTVEKKVTESIFKRLRKLRVLAIALNREDDALIKEPDMLSVPESINQLKHLRYLALRTNMSCRVTLPDTLTKLYHMQLLDFGQCKKMVFPSAELINLRHVFCSIVLDFPYIGRLISLQTIPNFTVWNIQGYTIKQLRDLNKLGGSLEIRHLENVKSKIEALEANLAAKERLTHLSLGWGVGARRRNLKAEAEVFEGLCPPMWLESLYIYNYRGLTYPNWMVGKQNGGPKDLHRLQLHGWSQLGPGPVFEAFTQLCSLTVWNCSWNALPGNMDHLTSLKALMICECLNICSLPILPQSLEEFTLKWCSDEFMRTCETAGHPNWQKIEDIPKQKIIFPEGNTVFPFDAVFPILDLYTVAWGLFVWTAASVAVELWKISCEKQLLEAEI; via the exons ATGGCGGATCCAGTGACTGTGCTAGGAATAGGCATCAAAGCCGTAGGGTGGGTCATATCGCCCATCATCTCTGAGCTTTTCAAGAAATGCTCCAACTATCTCAATTTTGACACGTCCGAGAAGCTGCGGCAACTTGGGCCAAAAGTTGTACTGCTTGAGCGGGTGATGGAAGTATTTGAGAAGATCCCCGAAAGAATTCGTATGGTGCAGCTGTTTGAGGATCTTAAGTCTGCTTTCTATGAAGCCGAAGATATCCTGGATGATTTTGAGTATCACTGTCTCGAGAAGAAGGTCAGAGATGACAAGTTCAAGTCAGACGGCAGCGTCTCTGTACCTATGGGAGGTTGGGTGAAGAAACTCCTGCCTAAAGGCTCCCCCCGAAGAAATAAG GAGACTACTATTCCAAAAAAGGATTTGAAAGTTAGCCTAGAGAAGATAGAAGACATTATAAACAATGCTTACAAATTTGTAGAACATCTGAACATGTTGACCCTAGGTGATTGTAATGGAAGCCAAGCTGCTCCTGCCAATTCAGGATGTGCAGTCACTACTGCGGCACCTCCACCAATAGTATTTGGCCGTGATAAAGATTGTGACAGGATCATAGCAATGCTTCACGAGAAGGAAGGTGAGGGTGAACCAAACTCCAATAATGGTCTATGTTATTCTGTAGTTGGCATTCACGGCATTGGTGGGTCTGGGAAATCAACCCTTGCACAGTTAGTTTGCGCCCGTGAGAAAAAGGATAGCCGAGAGAAAATGTACAGCCATTTCAATCTTGTTATGTGGGTTCATGTTTCTCAGAGTTTTAGCGTTGGTGCCATTTtcaaagaaatatttgaggcggcTACAGGTAATTCGTGCCCTCAACTCAATAATCTTAACACTCTACATGGTAAGCTGGAGGAGAAACTGCAAGGAAAACGGTTTCTCTTGGTACTAGATGATGTCTGGTGTAATATTAGGGATGAGAGGAAGCAGGAGGACCTGCGGCAGTTACTTTCTCCGCTGAAGGCTGGAGAGGCAGGAAGCAAGATCCTGGTGACTAGTCGAACTGAAGATGCATTATTAGTCATGGGTGCTACAAAACCAAGTTGTGTTGCCATATCTGACCTGGATGACAATGTCTTCGTTCATATGTTAATGCATTATGCTCTAGAAGGCACAATTGTGGATGATCATGTTCGAGGAAGACTTGCAGCGATTGGTGCTGACATTGCGAAAAAGCTGAGGTTGTCACCTCTAGCGGCGAGAATAGTGGGAGGACGGCTAGGTAGGAGACCTACTGCTGAGTTTTGGACAACAGTTAAAAACGGGAAGCTTGTGGATGGTACCATGGGAACTCTGTG CATTTTTCCCAGAAGACATCATTTGATACGCGATGAGTTAGTTAACTTGTGGGTGGCAGAAGGATTTATAAGAAGTACTAATGAAGGGGAGGAAATGGAAGATGTTTGCCGTGGATACTTTGATGAACTAGTGTCAACCTCATTCCTGCAACCAGGAGGCAAAGACTTCTACAATGACAAGGACTACTATTTAGTTCATGATCTGCTGCATGATTTAGCAGAAATTGTTGCTGGAAGTGATTGCTTTCGAATTGAAAATGTCTCGATCCAGAGAGAACTCTGGAGGGGAAAAGGCCAGAAAAGAGATGGCGGGATAGGAGATGTTCCTCAAGATGTTCGCCATCTTTTTGTTCAGAATTATGACGGAGAGTTGATTACTGAGAAGATTTGTAAATTGGAAAATTTACGCACTCTCATCATTTATACTGTTCGAGCTGGTACAACAGTTGAGAAAAAGGTAACTGAAAGCATATTCAAAAGGCTGCGGAAATTGCGGGTACTAGCTATAGCTTTGAATCGGGAAGATGATGCATTAATCAAGGAACCTGATATGTTATCAGTCCCAGAATCTATTAATCAGTTAAAGCATCTACGCTATCTTGCTTTACGGACAAACATGTCATGCAGGGTAACTTTACCAGACACTCTAACCAAGCTTTACCATATGCAGTTGCTAGATTTTGGCCAGTGCAAAAAAATGGTATTTCCCTCTGCTGAACTTATCAATTTGCGGCATGTATTCTGCTCGATAGTTCTGGACTTTCCTTACATAGGCAGGCTGATCTCACTCCAAACCATACCAAACTTCACTGTGTGGAATATACAAGGATATACGATAAAACAGCTGAGGGACCTAAACAAGCTTGGCGGCAGCTTGGAGATCCGGCATCTTGAAAATGTTAAGAGCAAGATTGAAGCTCTCGAAGCCAATCTAGCTGCAAAAGAACGACTCACACATCTCTCACTTGGTTGGGGTGTTGGTGCAAGGCGCCGTAATCTAAAAGCTGAAGCAGAGGTATTCGAGGGCCTTTGTCCTCCCATGTGGCTTGAATCACTGTACATCTATAACTACCGTGGTTTGACGTACCCAAACTGGATGGTGGGTAAGCAGAATGGCGGCCCGAAGGACCTGCATCGGCTTCAGCTCCATGGCTGGAGTCAACTGGGACCTGGTCCTGTATTTGAGGCTTTCACTCAACTTTGTTCGCTCACAGTTTGGAACTGCAGCTGGAACGCTTTACCCGGCAATATGGACCACCTCACTTCGCTCAAGGCTCTGATGATCTGCGAATGTTTGAATATTTGCTCGCTTCCAATTCTGCCCCAGTCTCTTGAGGAGTTTACGCTCAAGTGGTGCAGTGATGAGTTTATGAGGACTTGTGAAACAGCTGGACATCCAAATTGGCAAAAGATTGAGGATATTCCCAAGCAAAAAATTATATTTCCAGAAGGTAACACCGTATTTCCATTTGATGCCGTCTTTCCCATTCTGGACTTGTACACCGTTGCATGG GGTCTGTTTGTTTGGACTGCAGCTTCTGTAGCTGTTGAGCTGTGGAAAATCAGCTGtgagaagcagctgttggaagcaGAAATTTAA